A segment of the Anguilla anguilla isolate fAngAng1 chromosome 6, fAngAng1.pri, whole genome shotgun sequence genome:
CAAGGTTCCAATACAAAATAAGAATGGCCCTTCGTTActgcctgcaatgtaataaattattttaaatgaatgaatcaataaTGCAACAATATTTctcaatgtgctttatttttgtcatatttttgcaTATGCAGTCGTACTGCAATTCCAAAATgccaacacaaaatgaaacacaaaatgaaaccgCATTTCCAATACCGTGttatcaaaacaaacaaacaaaaaaaacacatactgtatatatagaaTACTCGTTTGCAAAATGCTCTAACActcacaaaacattaaaaacatgcaacaaAAGCAAATTTTCCATCAAACTACACAACTTGTGGTCAAATTAATATATTCTTTCAAGCAATCATTACACATTGgacaacaaaatacaaaatacagctATCAATATGAACTGGTTCAACCTTAATTTGTGCTATATGCCTGTGCCATTTGTTAATACTTTACATAGTTATAGTATGTGGCAAAAAAGGCAAGCAAGCATATCACAGCATGAACTGTATTCTTTTCTCCAACAATGATTTTACTAGAGATAACAAACCCTGCTGCACTCTGCACCTGCACTTTTGAGATGCCCTGTTGAAATACTGTAAAAAGAGACATCTTCCATCTTTCCGTGCCCATGAACTGTCGTTGACATGTAAGACCTACAGACTAGACAAATTCAGACATTCATCATGGTACAGCTTTTGTACTGCATTCTTTCTTCACCAAAGAACCAATAAAGAATTTCACCCAAACTCAGAAATACtcagaaacaaatttttttattgtactgcTTAAGATTTTTCCATGTCATTCTAACCTCTAGCCTTTCATAcacggtccagccatatactaggttttgacctagTCTTGTTTCCATACTTATTAAACTCAGAAATGCtgaatactgtaaataaaaataaaataaacatagaaGCAACCAAAGGAGACTTATGGGTGGAAAtatccaaaaaacaaaagaaagagttGAAATACTCAGAACTTCACATTTAGTCCATTCGTTCCTGACGATTAGGCCACAGGTTCTCATCAACATCGCATTGGATGTTTTCCCTTGCAATGCACCGTTACAGTTACTTGCATGTAACTGTATGGTATGACAAGGCATTACAATAACAAATCCTTACCTGCACATACTGGAGTCTTGCCTCCTTCACGATGTCAGAGTTTCTTTGGAATGGAACTCTGTACAGCTGCTTCATTCCGACATGGTTTCGTGTAAGGACTCTATCAATAGTAGCCAAACTCACACTGTTGATATTTCTAAATGCTCCCTGATCTGCAATTACTGCTGCCTGGATTTCACTCAGTCTGATCACATTGTTTGCCAAGGCCATATCTACAATGGCAGCCTCCTGTTCAGCACTAAAGATCTTTCCTCTGCCACCAGTGTACAGTAGTCTGTGGATTCTATAAAGTAAATGCAAAAAGCATGTCAAAATTGACATTATGACAGTCACATAAATGGGATTGATGAAACAACTGCATTACTGTAGACAGTAATGCAGTTTGTTCTGCCAACAGGGCAATACAGTAAAGCTGAAATACACAGTGGTATACAATAACATTGTGACTTACCTATTCTCATTCTGAAAAAGTCTGACAATAGATGCCACAGTGATCTGACTCAGAATGGGCTGGACCCTTTGTCCAGCCTCTCTAAAGGACAAGCCATGATTGatggtgtggtggggtgggcgtggtttgagcgtcggctgcagagagagagagtgtgagaggagcggctctcggatccttcgtcacgactgtcagctggaggtaatcagcgccgataattgttaattgtttaattgcgctgattgcctctgattgctttcaacagtgagcctggggtttttaaaggaAGACCGGAAGCTGGAGCGAGAGGGCTGACAACAAGACGGCTGCGGAACCGTCGTTTGTAgataaatatttctgtaaagcGCATTGGTGAATAAAAGAGCACGGCAGTGCTGATTAAGCAACCAactgtctcccgtgagtgtgtgtttgaacagGAGGGGTGGTACTCacttgccacagtggtggcccgtacGGGGGGCATTAAACACACAGGAGACAACatggaacacagccaggagCAGGGGGAAACGCCACAACCGGTGGTAGCGCTGGCgaggatgctggaggggatggcggCGATGCAGGAGAGGCAGGCGGCGATGCACGCCGAACAGCTGGAGGCTCTGCGGGCGCAAACTTCCCTCCAGACCCAGGCTCTACTGCAGCTGGCGGCTGCGGGAGAAACCAGCTCCCGAGAGAGACAGACCGGACCCCCCGTGGCTCTCCATCTACCAAAAATGACCCCGGAGGACGACGCAGAGGCGTTCCTTGAGGGGTTTGAGGTGGCCGCGGGGGCAAGTAAATGGCCGGAGGAGGAGTGGGTCGTCCGTCTCCTGCCCCTCTTGACTGGGGAAGCACAACGGGCGGCACACAGCTTACCCCCCACAGCGCGGACGGTCTACGGCAACTTAAAGAAGGCGGTCCTGGACCGTCTGGGATACAGCCCGGAAGAACACCGGCGACGGTTCAGGGAGACGGCCCTGGCCAGAGAGGACCGACCGTTCGCATACGCGCAGAGACTGCTGGACATGGCGCGTCGGTGGCTGCGACCAGAACTCCGGTCAGCAGACgaggtggtggagctggtggcCCTCGAACGCTTTATCGATGGCCTCCCGGCGGAGACGGCGAATTGGGTGAGGTGCCATCGGCCGACCGGGTTGGCGGCCGCCGTCACCCTGGCGGAGGACCACCTGGCGCTCTACCCCCACGGCcagtcacagcagcagcagcagcagcagcaaggacgGGCAGACACGGCTCCGCGCAGGAGAGCCCTTCCTCGTTCCCttccttcccccctttcttcctcccttccccgTGCCCAAACCCCCGCATTTTCCCGCAAcaacccttttttttctgtttccccagccccaggctcagtggcggcGGGATACGACCCACAGAGAGCTCCTCAGACGcccggaccggggtgttggcggtgcggacaaCCGGGTCACCTGCGCCGCGAGTGCCCGCTCatggaggtggggcaggtggtccGTGTTGTCGGCCCGCCCACCTCCGCTCCCGATCCAGACGGAGCGTACTGTATTCCGGTAAGGattcaagggagtgaacaccaggCGCTGTTGGACTCAGGGGCTATGCAGACCATGATTCGACAAAGCCTGGTTCGACCCGAGGCGTTGTTAGAAGCATCGAGGGTATctataaggtgtgtgcatggggatttACACGAGTACCCTATAGTCTCAGTGGAAATTCGGTGTCAagggaaaaagcataaaataaaggctgcggttagctcccgcctctcgcaccctctgattttaggcactgattggccggggTTCCGCCAGGCAGCTGGTAAGGTAGGGGGGGTGCGTTCACGACAGCTagggctgtgtgatgtgtgtgctgctgtcagcggtGACGCGGGGTCGTCCGACGCAGCAGAGGGGGAGCCGGCACCAGTGGAGCCTCAGGGGGAGACTCTGCAGGTGCCGGTGTTTCGCCccatggaggatttcccactcgagcagtctcgtGATGACACCCTACGCTTTGCCTTTGACCGCGTGATGTCCATTGATGGTCAACAGGTGCGCCCTGAtgcaacactcactcacccgtattttgtaataattcggGATAGGTTATACAGAGTGTGTCGTGACACTCAGACTAAGGAGGAGATCACCCAATTGCTGGTGCCTAAAAGCTCTcgggaaatggtttttcagacGGCTCACTTTAACCCCATGACTGGTCATTTAGGGtatgagaaaacactgaaccgGATAATGGCCCGTTTCTAttggccgggcatttgggccgacgtgcgtcggtggtgtgcgtcgTGCCCTGAATGCCAACTAGTAAATTCCCCGGCTATACCAAAAGCGCCGTTGCGCCCCCTTCCGCTAATGGAGGTCCCTTTTGAGAGAGTGGggatggacctcatcgggccgTTTGATCGGAGCACGcagggataccgtttcgtgttagttctggtggattatgcgacaaggtatcccgaagcagttcctttgcgcagcatttcggcaaaaagtgttgcgcaggcattgtttcaaataatctcccgagtcggaatcccgaaagagattctgactgatcaGGGTACACAGTTTATGTCACGCACACTACGCGAGCTGTACGGGTTATTGGGCATTCATTCTATTAGAACCAGcgtgtaccatccccaaacggATGGGCTGGTTGAGCGTTTTAATAGAACATTGAAGTCTATGATCCGGAAGTTCGTTCATGAGGATAGCCgtaattgggataagtggttatctcctctggtgtttgcagtgcgggaggttccccaggcctccacgggattttctccctttgaactacTGTTCGGTAGGAAACCCCGGGggatattggacctagttaaagaaaactgggaggagggtccgagtcctagtaaaaatgaattacagtacgtgctggacctgcgagcaaaactccatacactgggtaagttgtcacgggagaatttgctcgaggcgCAGGCACGTCAGCAACAGCACTACAACAGAGGAGCTAAACTACGGCAATTTTCACCGGGAGATAAAGTTCTTGTGTTACTCCCTACCTCTAGTTctaaattactcgccaagtggc
Coding sequences within it:
- the LOC118230184 gene encoding uncharacterized protein LOC118230184, coding for MEHSQEQGETPQPVVALARMLEGMAAMQERQAAMHAEQLEALRAQTSLQTQALLQLAAAGETSSRERQTGPPVALHLPKMTPEDDAEAFLEGFEVAAGASKWPEEEWVVRLLPLLTGEAQRAAHSLPPTARTVYGNLKKAVLDRLGYSPEEHRRRFRETALAREDRPFAYAQRLLDMARRWLRPELRSADEVVELVALERFIDGLPAETANWVRCHRPTGLAAAVTLAEDHLALYPHGQSQQQQQQQQGRADTAPRRRALPRSLPSPLSSSLPRAQTPAFSRNNPFFSVSPAPGSVAAGYDPQRAPQTPGPGCWRCGQPGHLRRECPLMEVGQVVRVVGPPTSAPDPDGAYCIP